The Macaca nemestrina isolate mMacNem1 chromosome 12, mMacNem.hap1, whole genome shotgun sequence genome contains a region encoding:
- the LOC105471669 gene encoding rho GTPase-activating protein 1 has protein sequence MDPLSELQDDLTLDDTSEALNQLKLASIDEKNWPSDEMPDFPKSDDSKSSSPEPVTHLKWDDPYYDIARHQIVEVAGDDKYGRKIIVFSACRMPPSHQLDHSKLLGYLKHTLDQYVESDYTLLYLHHGLTSDNKPSLSWLRDAYREFDRKYKKNIKALYIVHPTMFIKTLLILFKPLISFKFGQKIFYVNYLSELSEHVKLEQLGIPRQVLKYDDFLKSTQKSPATAPKPMPPRPPLPNQQFGVSLQHLQEKNPEQEPIPIVLRETVAYLQAHALTTEGIFRRSANTQVVREVQQKYNMGLPVDFDQYNELHLPAVILKTFLRELPEPLLTFDLYPHVVGFLNIDESQRVAETLQVLQTLPEENYQVLRFLTAFLVQVSAHSDQNKMTNTNLAVVFGPNLLWAKDAAITLKAINPINTFTKFLLDHQGELFPSPDPRGL, from the exons ATGGATCCGCTGTCAGAGCTGCAGGATGATCTGACCTTGGATGACACCAGCGAGGCTCTGAACCAGCTGAAGCTGGCCTCCATCGATGAGAAGAACTGGCCCTCGGATGAAATGCCTGACTTCCCCAAGTCAG ATGACTCCAAAAGCAGCTCCCCGGAACCTGTCACACACCTGAAGTGGGATGACCCGTACTATGACATCGCCCGGCACCAGATCGTGGAGGTGGCAG GAGATGACAAGTATGGGCGGAAGATCATTGTGTTTAGTGCCTGTCGAATGCCCCCCAGCCACCAGCTGGACCACAGCAAGCTCCTGGG GTACCTGAAGCACACCCTGGACCAGTATGTGGAGAGCGACTACACGCTGCTGTATCTGCACCACGGCCTGACCAGTGACAACAAGCCCTCCCTCAGCTGGCTCCGTGACGCCTACCGGGAGTTTGACCGCAA GTATAAGAAGAACATCAAGGCCTTGTACATTGTGCATCCGACCATGTTCATCAAAACTCTGCTCATCCTCTTCAAGCCCCTCATCAG CTTCAAGTTCGGGCAGAAGATCTTCTACGTGAATTACCTGAGTGAGCTGAGCGAGCACGTGAAGCTGGAGCAACTGGGGATCCCTCGCCAAGTGCTCAA ATATGATGACTTCCTCAAATCCACACAGAAGAGCCCCGCGACAGCCCCCAAGCCCATGCCCCCCCGGCCCCCCCTGCCCAACCAGCAGTTTGGAGTCTCGCTGCAGCA CCTCCAGGAGAAGAATCCAGAGCAGGAGCCCATTCCCATTGTGCTCAGGGAGACTGTTGCCTACTTACAGGCCCACG CTCTCACCACCGAGGGCATCTTCCGGAGGTCGGCCAACACCCAAGTGGTCCGGGAAGTGCAGCAGAAGTACAACATGG ggctGCCTGTGGACTTCGACCAGTACAATGAGCTGCACCTGCCAGCAGTCATCCTCAAGACCTTCCTCCGGGAGCTTCCTGAGCCCCTGCTCACCTTTGACCTCTACCCCCATGTGGTGGGCTTCCTCA ACATTGATGAGAGCCAGAGGGTGGCAGAGACGCTGCAGGTCCTCCAGACGCTGCCCGAGGAGAACTACCAGGTGCTTCGTTTCCTGACTGCTTTCCTGGTGCAG GTTTCTGCACACAGTGACCAGAACAAAATGACCAACACTAACCTGGCTGTTGTCTTCGGCCCTAACCTGCTGTGGGCCAAGGATGCAGCCATTACCCTCAAGGCCATTAATCCCATCAACACCTTCACCAAGTTCCTTCTGGATCACCAAGGGGAGCTGTTCCCCAGCCCGGACCCCAGGGGGCTCTGA